The Natronoglycomyces albus genome has a segment encoding these proteins:
- a CDS encoding NAD-dependent epimerase/dehydratase family protein — MAVDAVVTGAGGFIGGHLVASLLAEGKTVRAVDIKPTDDWDQVHAEADNLQRDCADLANNREIVKGGVGEFYNLACNMGGMGFIETHKADCMLSVLPSTHALMAAREVEAERFFYSSSACVYAGYKQTDADVTALREEDAYPADAEDGYGWEKLFSERMARHFREDFGLQTRVARYHNIYGPNGTWDGGREKAPAATCRKIALAKLTGDHEIEVWGDGLQTRSFTYIDDCVYGSKMIARGDFLEPLNLGSSEMVSINQLYYLVAEIAGIDIELNHVDGFLGVRGRNSDNTLIRKEFGWEPSISLREGMEKTYAWIYDQVKATYKL, encoded by the coding sequence ATGGCAGTTGACGCAGTTGTCACAGGCGCGGGCGGATTCATTGGAGGCCATCTCGTGGCCAGCCTCCTAGCGGAGGGAAAGACCGTGCGAGCGGTCGATATCAAGCCGACCGACGACTGGGACCAGGTGCACGCCGAGGCTGACAATCTCCAGCGAGACTGTGCCGACCTGGCCAACAATCGCGAAATCGTCAAAGGCGGAGTGGGCGAGTTCTACAACCTGGCCTGCAACATGGGCGGCATGGGCTTTATCGAAACCCACAAAGCCGACTGCATGCTGTCAGTCCTGCCCTCCACCCACGCCCTCATGGCCGCCCGGGAAGTCGAAGCCGAACGCTTCTTCTACTCCTCCTCGGCCTGTGTCTACGCCGGATACAAACAAACCGACGCCGACGTGACCGCCCTGCGCGAAGAAGACGCCTACCCGGCCGACGCCGAGGATGGCTACGGCTGGGAAAAACTATTCTCCGAACGCATGGCCCGTCACTTCCGCGAAGACTTCGGCCTGCAAACCCGCGTTGCCCGCTACCACAACATCTACGGTCCCAACGGAACCTGGGACGGCGGCCGCGAAAAGGCCCCCGCCGCCACCTGCCGCAAAATCGCGCTGGCGAAGCTGACGGGCGACCACGAGATTGAAGTGTGGGGCGACGGCCTACAAACCCGATCCTTCACCTACATCGATGACTGCGTGTATGGCTCGAAAATGATTGCCCGTGGTGACTTCTTGGAGCCGCTGAACCTTGGCTCCTCCGAAATGGTTTCGATCAACCAGCTGTACTACCTGGTCGCCGAGATCGCCGGTATCGACATCGAACTCAACCACGTCGACGGTTTCTTGGGTGTGCGAGGACGCAACTCCGACAACACCCTCATCCGCAAGGAATTTGGCTGGGAGCCGTCCATCTCTCTGCGCGAAGGTATGGAAAAGACGTACGCGTGGATCTATGACCAGGTGAAGGCCACCTACAAGCTATGA
- a CDS encoding FAD-dependent oxidoreductase, with protein MNTPKAVVVGAGIAGLATAIALSQLNWRVALLEQRPRLRGDDTGALVWPNGIRAAASLGLANSLEAVSHPVSNLRLRKIDGGTIATVGPQLLSANSSEPTMILQGAAFHEALVSHLGSNVEVHPSTAVTRIDLVHLAAGDATRRWEADLIVAADGTDSILRHHIDETAKVTSASTVMFQATIPPHRAPDLDSDAVITFGPANRRFSYASLGQTGAAWAATVPGGLRPESDQIQHELINRWFADWPEPIGQLIGATRPGELSQSAVRYLWPLPSDFQHCTDQRGALLVGDAAHALAPELAQGTSLALEDAATLKWCLTNSAGITAALALFEKVRRPRVTRLARQARRLHNVAGRSTGVAGQLLRAAPGSLIGRQIKQGFDWHLPGGGGAHSR; from the coding sequence GTGAATACTCCGAAAGCGGTGGTGGTCGGAGCCGGAATAGCCGGACTGGCCACCGCTATAGCCCTCTCTCAACTGAACTGGCGGGTCGCACTGCTGGAACAGCGACCACGTCTGCGCGGCGACGACACCGGTGCCCTAGTGTGGCCCAATGGGATTCGCGCGGCGGCCTCACTTGGCTTGGCCAACTCACTGGAAGCGGTCTCCCACCCAGTTTCCAACCTGCGCCTGCGCAAAATCGACGGCGGCACCATCGCCACAGTCGGACCACAACTGCTCAGCGCCAATTCCAGTGAACCGACAATGATCCTGCAAGGAGCGGCATTTCACGAGGCCCTGGTGTCGCACCTGGGCTCCAACGTCGAAGTACATCCCTCCACTGCCGTCACTCGCATCGACCTCGTTCACCTGGCCGCGGGAGACGCCACCCGCCGGTGGGAGGCGGACCTCATTGTCGCCGCCGACGGCACCGATTCGATTCTGCGGCATCACATTGACGAAACCGCGAAGGTCACCTCGGCCTCGACCGTCATGTTCCAAGCGACCATCCCTCCACATCGGGCACCCGACCTCGATAGCGACGCCGTCATCACGTTCGGCCCAGCAAACCGGCGCTTCTCCTACGCCAGCCTCGGTCAAACCGGGGCCGCCTGGGCGGCCACCGTTCCCGGTGGGCTCCGCCCGGAGTCAGACCAAATCCAGCATGAGCTGATCAATCGGTGGTTCGCGGACTGGCCCGAACCCATTGGCCAACTCATCGGCGCGACGCGACCCGGGGAGCTATCTCAAAGCGCAGTACGTTACCTATGGCCACTGCCGAGCGACTTTCAGCACTGCACCGACCAACGCGGCGCGCTCCTCGTCGGCGACGCCGCCCATGCGCTGGCTCCCGAACTGGCGCAGGGGACAAGCCTCGCGCTAGAGGATGCCGCCACGCTCAAATGGTGCCTGACGAATTCCGCTGGTATCACTGCGGCGTTGGCGCTCTTCGAAAAGGTGCGGCGCCCAAGAGTGACACGGTTGGCGCGACAGGCGCGACGGCTCCATAACGTGGCCGGACGGTCGACCGGCGTCGCGGGTCAGCTGTTGCGCGCTGCCCCAGGCTCGCTGATTGGCCGGCAAATCAAGCAGGGTTTTGACTGGCACCTGCCTGGCGGGGGCGGCGCCCACTCCCGCTAG
- a CDS encoding alkaline phosphatase family protein: MRDFPLEQVLPRYGDGSLSDLLPSTLALLGVPGHPDRLGLTSGPLAGTRRVAVLLLDGFGYHLLNVAQSASETLREIVNGNLGDMGTLTTNLPSTTPVSLASLGSGSTPGDHGIMGFTVRVPEDHRLLVHILWGSDPDPRQWQPMRTCFEQARDAGVVTTAVSANAFRNSGLTQAVFRGADYVGADSASECALQMRKALVRGNRSLVYGYLPDVDTAGHQFGVGSPEWLEKVSDVCGAIEQLVDGLPSDTALLVTADHGMVNVDHQIHLDDYPHLWDGVELIAGDPRMRYLYTADGSTADVEAAWRETLGEFAEVLTREEAISRGWFGPVGERHAQRVGDVIVACIGTSGILGASGEPEYLTQLVGHHGGLTAAEMVIPLWAYRA; the protein is encoded by the coding sequence ATGCGTGATTTCCCGTTGGAACAAGTTCTGCCCCGTTACGGCGATGGGAGCCTGTCAGACCTTTTGCCCTCGACTCTGGCTTTGCTGGGCGTGCCAGGTCACCCTGACCGGCTGGGGTTGACTTCTGGGCCATTGGCGGGCACCCGGCGAGTCGCGGTGTTGTTGCTGGATGGCTTCGGCTATCACCTGCTTAATGTGGCGCAGTCCGCAAGTGAGACGTTGCGTGAGATCGTCAACGGCAACCTTGGTGACATGGGTACTCTCACCACGAATCTGCCTTCGACCACGCCGGTGAGTCTGGCTAGCCTCGGTTCGGGTTCGACCCCCGGAGATCACGGAATCATGGGCTTCACCGTCCGGGTCCCGGAGGATCATCGGCTCTTGGTGCACATTCTTTGGGGATCGGATCCCGATCCCCGTCAGTGGCAGCCGATGCGGACGTGTTTTGAGCAGGCGCGGGATGCGGGGGTGGTGACGACGGCCGTCTCGGCTAACGCGTTTCGCAACAGTGGCCTGACACAAGCGGTCTTTCGAGGGGCGGACTATGTGGGAGCTGACAGCGCCTCGGAGTGTGCTCTGCAAATGCGCAAGGCCCTCGTGCGCGGTAACCGCTCGCTGGTTTACGGATACTTGCCGGACGTGGACACGGCCGGGCACCAGTTCGGTGTGGGCTCGCCGGAGTGGCTGGAGAAGGTCTCCGACGTGTGCGGAGCGATCGAGCAGCTGGTGGATGGCCTTCCCTCCGATACGGCGTTGCTGGTGACAGCGGATCACGGCATGGTGAACGTGGATCATCAGATTCACCTGGACGACTACCCGCACTTGTGGGATGGGGTCGAGTTGATCGCCGGTGACCCGCGTATGCGTTACCTCTATACCGCTGATGGATCCACCGCTGACGTGGAAGCCGCGTGGCGGGAAACGCTGGGGGAGTTCGCCGAGGTGCTGACAAGAGAGGAAGCGATCTCGCGGGGCTGGTTCGGCCCGGTGGGGGAGCGACATGCTCAACGCGTGGGGGATGTGATCGTCGCGTGCATTGGCACCAGCGGCATCCTGGGGGCCTCAGGCGAACCGGAGTACTTGACGCAGTTGGTTGGCCATCACGGAGGCTTGACCGCCGCCGAAATGGTCATTCCGCTATGGGCCTATCGCGCCTAG
- the dinB gene encoding DNA polymerase IV — protein sequence MGPDLDDDGLGILHVDMDAYFASVEQARNPQLRGKPVIVCGLGPRGVVSAASYEARVYGVRSAMPTAVARRACPHGVFIKPEGTAYRDISDAIMNLFRDFTPLVQPLSVDEAFLDVAGARRLFGTASAIGRKIKQRIRQEHDLTCTVGVASTKFLAKLASTYSKPDGLGVIPRQSELKFLHALPVSAMWGVGGKTAAKLERLGLRTVADLAAVPEASLAASVGSASAAHLHALAHNEDHRTVSATPSVDKSISAETTFATDVGPAVWQPALVKLCQKVASRARKAGFVGRTVGVKLRFGDFRTITRDRTLPVTTDVGRELYEVAFPLATASAKAPLRLVGVRLSNLASAAHTARQVALDEPEHGWRDVETTIDDASTRFGRNSIRSASTLRPRDC from the coding sequence ATCGGCCCCGACCTGGACGATGATGGGCTCGGCATCTTGCATGTCGACATGGACGCCTACTTCGCCTCCGTCGAGCAAGCCCGCAACCCTCAGCTGCGCGGTAAGCCCGTGATTGTTTGTGGCCTGGGCCCCCGTGGAGTCGTCTCCGCCGCCTCCTACGAGGCGCGGGTGTACGGCGTGCGGTCCGCTATGCCTACCGCTGTCGCGCGCCGCGCATGTCCGCACGGCGTTTTCATCAAGCCCGAAGGCACCGCCTACCGCGACATCTCCGACGCCATCATGAATCTGTTTCGTGACTTCACTCCGCTGGTGCAACCTTTGTCGGTGGACGAGGCGTTTCTCGACGTGGCCGGTGCTCGTCGCCTATTCGGAACCGCTAGCGCGATTGGTCGGAAGATCAAGCAGCGCATCCGTCAAGAGCATGATCTGACCTGCACCGTTGGCGTGGCCAGCACCAAGTTCCTCGCCAAGCTCGCCTCGACCTACTCCAAGCCCGATGGTCTGGGAGTGATTCCTCGCCAGAGTGAACTGAAGTTCTTGCACGCTCTCCCGGTTAGCGCCATGTGGGGGGTCGGTGGCAAGACCGCCGCCAAGCTCGAACGGTTGGGTTTGCGCACCGTCGCCGACCTTGCGGCAGTGCCGGAGGCATCCCTGGCCGCCTCCGTCGGCAGCGCCTCGGCAGCGCATTTGCACGCGCTTGCTCACAACGAGGATCACCGCACGGTCTCGGCCACTCCTTCGGTGGACAAGTCGATCTCGGCTGAGACGACGTTCGCCACTGATGTCGGCCCGGCGGTGTGGCAACCGGCGCTGGTAAAACTGTGTCAGAAGGTCGCCTCGAGGGCTCGCAAGGCGGGGTTCGTCGGTCGGACTGTGGGGGTGAAGCTCCGTTTCGGAGATTTCCGCACCATTACTCGGGACCGGACATTGCCGGTGACCACGGATGTGGGGCGCGAACTGTACGAAGTGGCCTTCCCACTGGCAACAGCCTCGGCGAAAGCGCCGCTGCGGCTGGTTGGAGTGCGATTGAGTAACTTGGCCAGCGCTGCGCACACGGCCCGTCAGGTGGCTCTCGATGAGCCTGAGCACGGGTGGCGTGATGTTGAGACGACCATTGACGATGCCTCGACTCGCTTTGGGCGCAACAGCATTAGATCCGCTAGCACCTTGCGCCCGCGTGACTGCTAA
- the lipA gene encoding lipoyl synthase, giving the protein MLRIEARNAQTPIERKPSWIKVKAKMGPEYSELKNLVKTEGLATVCQQAGCPNIYECWEDREATFLIGGEQCTRRCDFCQIDTGKPQALDRDEPRRVAESVMKMGLKYATVTGVARDDLDDGGSWLYAETVRQIHTMLPGCGVELLIPDFNAESDQLAEVFSSRPEVLAHNVETVPRIFRRIRPAFTYERSLSVITSAREDGLVTKSNLILGMGETREEISQALRDLHEAGCELITITQYLRPTKRHHPVDRWVKPEEFVELSHEAEEIGFAGVMSGPLVRSSYRAGRLYKQALEARETTPA; this is encoded by the coding sequence ATGCTGCGCATCGAAGCGCGCAATGCCCAGACCCCCATTGAGCGGAAGCCGTCCTGGATCAAAGTGAAAGCCAAGATGGGCCCCGAGTACTCCGAGTTGAAGAACTTGGTGAAGACCGAGGGCCTGGCCACGGTGTGCCAACAGGCCGGCTGCCCCAATATTTACGAGTGTTGGGAAGACCGCGAGGCTACCTTCCTGATCGGCGGCGAGCAGTGCACCCGACGCTGCGACTTCTGCCAGATCGACACCGGGAAACCGCAGGCTTTGGACCGTGACGAGCCTCGTCGCGTTGCCGAGTCGGTGATGAAGATGGGCCTGAAGTACGCGACGGTGACCGGCGTGGCCCGCGATGACCTGGATGATGGCGGCTCGTGGCTTTATGCCGAAACAGTGCGGCAAATCCACACAATGCTTCCCGGTTGCGGAGTAGAGCTGCTCATCCCCGACTTCAACGCCGAATCTGACCAGTTGGCCGAAGTATTCTCCTCTCGGCCGGAAGTGCTGGCTCACAATGTCGAGACGGTGCCGCGCATTTTCCGCCGTATCCGCCCGGCGTTCACCTATGAGCGTTCGTTGTCGGTGATTACTTCCGCGCGCGAGGACGGTTTGGTGACCAAGTCGAACCTGATCTTGGGCATGGGTGAGACTCGCGAGGAGATTTCACAGGCTCTGCGTGATCTGCACGAGGCCGGTTGTGAACTCATCACGATTACGCAGTATTTGCGTCCCACGAAACGGCACCACCCGGTTGACCGTTGGGTTAAGCCCGAAGAGTTCGTGGAGCTGTCGCACGAGGCTGAGGAAATTGGCTTCGCAGGGGTGATGAGCGGGCCGCTGGTGCGCTCTTCATACCGGGCGGGTCGCCTCTACAAGCAGGCCCTGGAGGCGCGAGAGACCACCCCCGCATAG
- a CDS encoding DUF3040 domain-containing protein, translating to MPLSEHEQRLFDEIEQSLQDDPQFASAVRANDPSHVTRRRMIIAGLISFIGLGVIIGGVMSSNATYFAPAGAVLMFAGLLFGLRAQRKGATGELRAVDGKASRKTGSGGKRNGPSGGGSSFGDRMEERWRRRRDTGDYF from the coding sequence GTGCCGCTCTCCGAACACGAACAGCGACTGTTCGACGAAATCGAGCAGTCCCTGCAAGATGACCCCCAATTCGCCTCGGCGGTGCGCGCGAACGATCCGAGTCACGTCACCCGCCGCAGGATGATCATTGCTGGCCTGATTTCGTTCATTGGTCTTGGCGTCATCATCGGCGGAGTCATGTCGTCGAACGCTACATACTTCGCTCCGGCTGGTGCCGTGCTGATGTTCGCAGGTCTGCTTTTCGGTCTCCGCGCTCAGCGCAAGGGAGCCACCGGGGAACTTAGGGCAGTCGACGGTAAAGCTAGCCGTAAGACTGGTTCCGGCGGGAAAAGGAACGGACCCTCCGGTGGGGGTAGTTCCTTCGGTGACCGTATGGAAGAGCGCTGGCGTCGCCGCCGCGACACGGGGGATTACTTTTAA
- a CDS encoding DUF4191 domain-containing protein, which yields MAKQQEKTSFKDKLKTIGMAFKYTTKRDKWFLPVQAIVVLLPFIIVTALVVFLSWPWFWYVSALFIALIGCMITLNTRTTKVISKEAVGRPGGGYALIDGMRGWHMTPAVAAASETDMVHRAVGKPGVVLLAEGGGKSRKLMSQERKRISRVVGSTPVYTFVIGEGENEVSVTDLRKTLMKLPRNIKAKDANHVHKRLTALGNALPMPKGPTPTSTNAMKGARRSMLRGR from the coding sequence ATGGCTAAGCAGCAGGAGAAAACCTCGTTTAAGGACAAACTGAAGACCATTGGGATGGCGTTTAAATACACCACCAAACGCGACAAATGGTTCCTGCCCGTGCAGGCGATTGTCGTCCTGCTGCCGTTCATCATTGTGACGGCTCTGGTGGTCTTCCTGTCCTGGCCTTGGTTTTGGTACGTATCAGCGCTGTTCATCGCCCTCATCGGCTGCATGATCACGCTCAACACCCGTACGACCAAGGTCATCTCCAAGGAGGCGGTCGGACGCCCCGGCGGCGGCTACGCGCTCATCGACGGCATGCGCGGTTGGCACATGACCCCCGCCGTGGCAGCCGCTTCCGAAACCGACATGGTGCACCGCGCGGTCGGCAAGCCTGGCGTCGTCCTGTTGGCGGAGGGCGGAGGAAAATCCCGCAAGCTCATGAGCCAAGAGCGCAAGCGCATCTCTCGCGTAGTCGGCTCCACCCCGGTCTACACCTTCGTCATCGGCGAGGGTGAGAACGAAGTCTCTGTCACTGACCTGCGTAAGACGCTCATGAAGCTGCCGCGCAATATTAAGGCCAAGGACGCCAATCACGTGCACAAGCGGCTGACCGCTCTGGGCAATGCCCTGCCCATGCCCAAGGGCCCTACCCCGACCAGCACAAACGCCATGAAGGGCGCACGCCGCTCCATGCTACGGGGCCGCTAA
- a CDS encoding phosphoribosylaminoimidazolesuccinocarboxamide synthase, which produces MELIHSGKVRDVYAEGDELILVASDRVSVFDTVLPTPIPDKGKLLTALSLWWFEQLADLVPNHIISATDVPAEFTGRAVRVKKLKMVQVECIARGYLTGSGLAEYQRTGSVSGVELPAGLGEAHRLPAPIFTPTTKAAVGEHDQPISFDAVVAQEGVQRAERLRSLSLEVYRRGAELAAQRGIIIADTKFEFGLDADGTIVLGDEVLTSDSSRFWDAQAWQPGQRQDSFDKQAVRDWATSTGWNREGLGPEIPDQVVELTQAKYIEAYERITGRVWA; this is translated from the coding sequence GTGGAACTGATTCACTCGGGCAAAGTGCGTGACGTCTATGCCGAGGGAGACGAACTGATCTTGGTCGCATCCGACCGCGTCAGTGTCTTCGACACGGTACTGCCCACGCCAATACCCGACAAAGGGAAGCTACTGACAGCGCTAAGCCTCTGGTGGTTTGAACAGTTGGCAGATCTAGTGCCCAACCACATCATCTCCGCGACGGACGTGCCCGCGGAGTTCACCGGACGCGCCGTGCGCGTCAAGAAGCTGAAAATGGTGCAAGTGGAGTGCATCGCACGCGGCTACCTGACCGGTTCGGGTTTGGCCGAATACCAAAGAACTGGCTCCGTATCGGGAGTTGAGCTGCCAGCCGGGCTGGGGGAGGCGCATCGACTTCCCGCTCCGATCTTCACTCCCACGACGAAAGCGGCCGTGGGGGAGCACGACCAGCCCATCTCGTTCGACGCGGTGGTCGCGCAAGAGGGCGTCCAGCGCGCGGAGAGACTGCGCTCGCTCTCCCTCGAGGTGTACCGACGAGGAGCCGAGCTCGCCGCGCAGCGCGGCATCATCATCGCTGACACCAAGTTCGAGTTCGGACTCGACGCCGATGGCACCATCGTGCTTGGGGATGAAGTGCTCACCAGCGACTCATCGCGATTCTGGGATGCCCAGGCATGGCAGCCGGGACAAAGGCAAGATTCCTTCGACAAACAGGCCGTCCGCGACTGGGCCACCTCCACCGGCTGGAACCGGGAAGGCCTTGGCCCCGAAATCCCTGACCAGGTCGTCGAGCTGACACAAGCGAAGTACATCGAGGCATACGAGCGCATCACCGGTCGCGTGTGGGCATAA
- a CDS encoding WecB/TagA/CpsF family glycosyltransferase, whose amino-acid sequence MSQPRLTRVDVLGVEVSTVNQDMALEEISRWVDHDERHYVCVTGVHGVMECQRDESLRAIHNDSGLTTPDGMPMVWAGHKAGADWMDRVYGPDLMLNVLQRAADKGWTSFLYGGKDGVPELLAQKLTARIPNLKIVGTYSPPFRPLTPEEDAQIVQRINDSGADFVWVGLSTPKQEKWMAAHRDKLNAAALFGVGAAFDFHAGLVPQAPEWMQKRGLEWFFRLTKEPKRLWRRYFRNNPAYLWNIRRRPPKLVDSA is encoded by the coding sequence ATGAGTCAACCTCGCCTCACCCGCGTGGATGTCCTCGGCGTCGAGGTCTCCACGGTCAACCAGGACATGGCCCTGGAAGAAATCAGTCGCTGGGTCGACCACGACGAACGCCATTATGTGTGCGTGACCGGAGTCCACGGGGTTATGGAATGCCAGCGCGACGAAAGTCTGCGCGCCATCCACAACGACTCGGGGCTCACGACCCCCGACGGCATGCCGATGGTGTGGGCCGGGCACAAGGCTGGAGCCGACTGGATGGATCGAGTCTACGGGCCCGACCTTATGCTCAATGTCTTGCAACGCGCCGCCGACAAAGGTTGGACCTCGTTCCTCTACGGAGGTAAGGACGGGGTGCCCGAACTGTTGGCCCAGAAGCTCACCGCCCGCATCCCCAATCTAAAGATCGTTGGCACGTATTCTCCGCCCTTCCGGCCTTTGACACCGGAGGAGGACGCCCAGATCGTGCAGCGCATCAACGACTCGGGTGCCGATTTCGTTTGGGTGGGGTTGTCCACCCCGAAGCAAGAGAAGTGGATGGCCGCGCACCGCGACAAGCTCAACGCTGCGGCCTTGTTCGGAGTGGGGGCGGCCTTTGACTTTCACGCCGGTTTGGTCCCGCAGGCCCCGGAATGGATGCAAAAGCGTGGCCTGGAGTGGTTTTTCCGCCTGACTAAAGAGCCCAAGCGCTTGTGGCGCCGCTACTTTCGCAATAATCCGGCTTATCTGTGGAACATTCGCCGCCGACCACCGAAACTGGTGGACTCCGCCTAA
- a CDS encoding GNAT family N-acetyltransferase: MHIRDAHAEDWPHMWAFMRPVIEAGETYPYERDRAENVVREFWMNDSSPRATLVSVTDDGAITGTAEIHPNQPGQGAHIANAGFIVNAAYTGQGVGRALGNAVLERARSEGYHAMQFNAVVETNSHAVALWHSLGFRTLAVVPDGFNHPTHGLVGMHIMYQKLTSSPEDA, translated from the coding sequence ATGCATATTCGTGATGCGCATGCCGAGGATTGGCCCCACATGTGGGCCTTTATGAGACCTGTCATCGAAGCGGGCGAAACCTACCCATACGAGCGCGACCGCGCCGAAAACGTCGTCCGCGAATTTTGGATGAACGACTCCTCACCCCGCGCCACCCTGGTATCGGTAACCGACGACGGAGCCATCACCGGCACCGCCGAAATCCACCCCAACCAGCCAGGCCAAGGAGCGCACATCGCCAACGCCGGATTCATTGTCAACGCCGCATACACTGGTCAAGGTGTCGGTCGCGCTCTGGGCAACGCCGTCCTCGAACGGGCCCGCTCCGAGGGCTACCACGCCATGCAGTTCAACGCAGTAGTCGAAACGAACTCCCACGCCGTGGCACTGTGGCACTCCCTAGGCTTCCGCACCCTCGCGGTCGTCCCCGACGGATTCAACCACCCCACACACGGCCTAGTGGGAATGCACATCATGTACCAGAAACTCACCAGCTCTCCCGAGGACGCCTAA
- the trpA gene encoding tryptophan synthase subunit alpha, giving the protein MNVQSAFAACKAEGRAALVGYLPAGFPTVADSIAAIDTMIDSGVDIVEIGMPYTDPVMDGPAIQRAAQQALDNGFRTKDLFEVLDAVSGRVPILVMTYWNLVERYGVRRFGHDLAGCGGAGLITPDLIPEEAQEWMAVSDGYDLDRVFLVAPSSTDARLRSTCEASRGFVYAQSIMGVTGVRAGTSSAAPELVRRTREVTDLPIGVGLGVRDGAQAAEVGAFADAVIVGSAFINCLLDTDSATGGKKLAALTSDLAAGVRSGRD; this is encoded by the coding sequence ATGAACGTCCAATCAGCTTTTGCCGCATGTAAGGCCGAAGGCCGCGCGGCGCTGGTCGGATATCTTCCGGCCGGGTTCCCCACTGTCGCCGACTCCATCGCCGCCATCGACACCATGATTGACTCGGGCGTCGACATCGTCGAGATCGGCATGCCCTACACCGACCCGGTCATGGACGGACCCGCCATCCAGCGAGCCGCCCAACAGGCACTCGACAATGGATTTCGCACCAAGGACCTCTTCGAGGTCCTCGACGCGGTCTCTGGCCGGGTCCCGATCCTGGTCATGACGTACTGGAATCTCGTGGAGCGCTACGGGGTACGCCGGTTCGGGCACGATCTGGCCGGATGCGGTGGAGCCGGGCTCATCACGCCCGACCTCATCCCCGAGGAAGCACAGGAGTGGATGGCCGTCTCCGATGGCTACGACCTCGACCGTGTCTTCCTCGTGGCACCTTCCTCCACCGACGCTCGCCTGCGCTCCACTTGTGAGGCCTCGCGCGGTTTCGTCTACGCGCAGTCGATCATGGGAGTCACCGGCGTCAGAGCCGGCACCTCCTCGGCCGCACCCGAACTCGTGCGACGCACCCGCGAAGTCACCGACCTACCCATTGGGGTCGGGCTGGGAGTACGCGACGGAGCGCAGGCGGCCGAAGTCGGCGCGTTCGCCGACGCGGTCATTGTCGGGTCGGCGTTCATCAACTGTTTGCTCGACACCGACTCCGCCACCGGAGGCAAGAAACTGGCCGCGCTGACTAGTGACCTGGCAGCTGGAGTGCGTTCAGGTCGCGACTGA
- a CDS encoding methyltransferase domain-containing protein, giving the protein MSTASKHQQTSRNAVVWAVLNREIERQSALLTQADPDPSRQLASGLRKLRIVDVGGGSGGIAVPLAELGHEVTVVDPSANALAALRQRTADAGLEGSVAAVQADTEELSDTLETGSADLVLCHSVLEHVDHPQRALESIADVVAEGGAVSLLVANRAAAVFAKALGGQFQSALNLLYDVEGRLGESDTVAHRFETHTLTALVNGCGLATEHVHGVQVVSDLIPGSVLESEGGSKEALREFELATAARIPFRDLAAQLHVLARKPRTL; this is encoded by the coding sequence GTGAGCACCGCAAGCAAACACCAGCAAACGTCGCGCAACGCCGTGGTCTGGGCGGTCCTCAACCGCGAAATCGAACGGCAGTCGGCCTTGCTCACCCAGGCTGACCCCGACCCCTCACGCCAACTCGCCAGCGGCCTGCGCAAGCTACGCATTGTCGATGTCGGAGGTGGTTCCGGTGGTATCGCCGTGCCACTAGCCGAACTTGGACACGAGGTCACGGTCGTCGACCCGAGTGCGAACGCGTTGGCTGCCTTGCGGCAGCGTACCGCTGACGCTGGGCTGGAAGGTTCGGTCGCCGCCGTGCAGGCCGATACCGAGGAACTTTCCGACACGTTGGAGACTGGCAGCGCCGACCTTGTGTTGTGCCACAGCGTTTTGGAACATGTCGATCATCCGCAGCGGGCCTTGGAGTCCATCGCCGATGTGGTGGCCGAAGGTGGCGCGGTGAGCCTTCTGGTCGCTAATCGCGCGGCGGCCGTTTTCGCCAAAGCTCTTGGTGGACAGTTCCAGTCAGCCCTGAACTTGTTGTACGACGTCGAAGGTCGGCTAGGGGAATCCGACACCGTCGCACACCGCTTTGAGACGCATACTCTGACGGCGCTGGTCAACGGGTGCGGCCTGGCGACTGAGCACGTTCACGGGGTGCAGGTCGTCAGCGACCTCATTCCCGGCTCGGTCTTGGAGTCCGAGGGCGGCTCGAAAGAGGCGCTGCGTGAGTTTGAACTGGCCACGGCCGCCCGCATTCCCTTCCGGGACCTCGCGGCGCAGTTGCATGTGCTGGCGCGTAAGCCCCGCACTTTGTGA